In Pseudemcibacter aquimaris, the sequence AAGATTATATACAAAATACAAGATATGATATATGATAGATAGGTTAATAGTAGGGAAGAATTAAAGATCTATAAACAAGGGAAGTTAAAGCAACGTGGGGGTTGTTATGGGACATAATATATTATTATCAAAACGAGAAAAGGAATGCTTGGAGTATCTGGCTCAAGGGTTAAGATATCAACAAATCGCATTCCAATTAGGCACGAGTGTACGTACGGTAGAAAAGCAAATTTCATCTGCGAGAATTAAGCTTAAAGCAGCAACAATTCCGCAGGCGGTTGCTATTGCTGTGAGTGATTCTTTAGTGTGTCTATAAAACTTAAAATAAAGAATATGTAGCATTTATATGTTGCGGATAAAAAAGCCCCCCTTGATTTCTCAAGGGGGGCTAATTTTATCTTTTGTGTTGTGAGCCACCGAAGCAGCTCACATTCTTCTAATAGAATTAGAAGTTAGCTTTAACACGTGCGTAGTATTTACCACCCATCCAGTCCATGCCACCAAAGTCTAGGTATTGGCGACCACGTAGACCGGAACGCTCAACAACTTCAGGATTCTTCTTAGGGAAGGTATTCATGATGTTGTCAGCACCGATTGTTACAGAGAACTGCTCATCAACATCATATGTGATGGCTAGGTCAAAGTAAACGCGGCTTGGGTTTTCGTCAACGCGGTAAGCAGATAGGTCAGAAGTTGTACCAATGTAGTCACCGTTGTTGTCGAAACCAGTTACACGACGCATTGTTGACCACCAACGAGCACGACCCATAACACTCACATTGTCCATGTTCCAGTTAGCTGTGAACGTAGCTTTGTGAGGGAAGTTGTTTAGGTTTTCTTCGTTGAATAGGTCATAGTCACTCATAGCGTGCTCTGTCACGTTAAGTTTAACGTGAGCATAAGCAGCTGTCAGACGTAGTGTACTGTCTTCAAGATCGATGTTGTGTGTAGCAACGATTTCGATACCACGAACACGACGCGCACCTTCGTTTACAAGGAAGTCAACACGGTTAAGTGTTTCCGCACCTGGGATACCAAGAGCTTCGATTTGAGCAAATTCAGCTGGGTAATCATCACGGTCAAATGTTGGTGAGTCTGTGATAGAGTTACGTAGCTTGATTTGGAAGAAGTCAACAGTGATGTTTGTGTCATCACCTGGTGTCCAAACAAAACCAGCAGAAAGGTTGCGAGCTAGCTCAGGACCAAGTACCACGCCACCGAAGATTTGTGCTACTGGGCTATCTGCTACGAATGTACCAGACTGAGTTTGCGTACCGTCAGCACGGAAACCTGTACGTACCTGTGTATTGTTGATCTGACCCACTGTCGGAGCGTGGAAGCCTGTTGAGGCAGCGCCACGGAAAGCAAGTGTATCTTCGATCAACTGGTAACGAGTTGCGATTTTCCATGAGAAGTTGTCACCGAAGTCTGTGAAGTCTTCGTAACGACCAGCGATAGCGATATTGAAGTCTTCTGTTACGTCAGCATCAATATCAAGGTAAGCAGCCCAGTTTGAACGACGAGCGTCAAACACAACGCCTGGTGCGAAACCGCCGAAGCCGTCAGAACCAACGTTTAGGTCACCTGCAAGTGGACCTGGTCTCCATGAACCCCAACCGCTGTATGTGCGG encodes:
- a CDS encoding response regulator transcription factor, translated to MGHNILLSKREKECLEYLAQGLRYQQIAFQLGTSVRTVEKQISSARIKLKAATIPQAVAIAVSDSLVCL